The DNA region ctcttcctcgtcgttgGCTTCGGCTGGGCGAGCGACAACCTCTGGCCCGTCGCCACGTCCCTCATCCTGCCCCCCATCGCATTGGAATTCCTCCCTTCCCGCCCGGCATACCTCACCCTCGCGCAGAACATTGGGCTTTTGGCAGGGGCGATATTctgggggtttgggtgtgATGTTTTTGGGAGGAAGTGGGCATTTAACCTCACGCTTGGGATCACGGCCGTGTTTGGGATGTGTGCTGCCTCCAGCCCAAACTTTGCGGCTATAGGGGTCTTTGCGAGCTTGTGGAgttttggggtggggggaaatTTACCGGTGGACAGTGCGATCTTTTTGGAGTTTCTGCCGGGCAGTCATCAGTGGTTGTTGACTGTGTTAAGTGTGGACTGGGCGGTTGCGCAGGTGCTGGCTACGTTGGTTGCGTGGCCACTTTTGGGCGGGATGACTTGTCAGGAGGGAGGAAACGGGGGttgtgagaggggggagaatatggggtggaggtggttttTGATTGCGCTCGGGGGGTTGacgttgttgatgtttgggtTGAGGTTTGCGGCGTTCAAGATTTTCGAGAGTCCCAAGTTTTTGATGGGGCAGGGTAGGGACGAGGAGGCTGTGAGGGTGGTTCACGAGGTGGCGAGACggaatgggagggagagCGGGTTGACGGTGGAGGACTTGAGGAGGGCTGAGCCGGAGGGGTATGTGGCGAGGACGGATGTCAAGGTTGCcgtgaagaggaggttggagaatgTCAAGATGGAaagggtgagggtgttgttttcGACGAGGAAGCTGGCGTGGTCGACGGGGTTGATTATGGCTATTTGGGCATTTATTGGGTTGGGATATCCCCTTTACAATGCCTTCTTGCCGTATATTCAGGCCACGAGAGGAGCCGACTTTGGAGACGGGTCTACTTACCTGACATATCGTAACTCCCTCATCATTGCCGCTGTTGGCATCCCGGGAGCGCTTCTTGGAGGATATCTGGTCGAGCTGCCTCGCTTCGGCCGAAAAGGGACGCTGTCTTTGTCGACAGTCTTGACCGGAGTGTTTTTGTATTGCTCGACAACGGCACTTGACTCCCAATCGCTACTCGGCTGGAACTGCGCGTTCAACTTTACGAGCAATGTGATGTACGCTGTTTTATACAGTTTCACGCCAGAACTGTTTCCAACACCCCAGAGAGGGACGGGGAACGCTTTGACGGCTACGTGCAATCGCATTTTTGGCATCATGGCAGTGAGTCTTTCGTCGTTGTTGATTGTGTGGATGGAATTGACTGACAATCTGTAGCCTATTGTGGCCATGTTTGCGGATCTACGAACTGCTGCGCCGGTCTACACCAGCGGCGCTCTTTTCATCACTGCCGGAGTTTTGGTTCTTTTGTTGCCATTTGAGTCAAGGGGGAAAGCGGCGTTATGAGCGGTTCTGAGGGGTAGCTTAGCCTCGTGATGTTGGACTTGACCGGCGTATTGGTTGAGGGGTAATGGACTTGGATATTATGATTGTAATGGCGAAAAGCAATGACATCTTGACTTTCTGAACCGAAGACTTGAGAGTAAAGGGTAGTTCTGTTAACCTTGTGGCTGCCTCGTGTTCCGTTATGCCCTTCCAGCGACCTAAATATACACATAATCGTCACATTCTTCTCCAAGATCCTACATCAGCCTTGCTTTCTCATTTTGTGCCATCATCCGTGATCTCATTCCATCCATTTGCTCCCCGTCACCCATCACCTTCATCCCTCGCACAATAACCAGTACTTAATGCAATGAAGTCCAAGCCCCGACCCCCAAAGCCCCCAATAGCATCCCCGTCCTTCCCAGattcaacaccccccaccaatccaccagctccttcgctcccttctcctcactctcactcaccaccaccgcaccACTCGTCGTCACCCTCGCAGTCAgatcctcctctctcttcagCAGCGCGTTATTAGTTCCCATCATCAGAGCCAAGGTATAAGGAATAACCCCCACGCTCAAACCTCCAGCTGTCGTCCAGAGGTTTCGATGAGCAGGTGACTTTGCAGCAAGGTAGAAAAACCCGATCGCCGAGAGGATGGACAAAGGCGGCATGTGGGATTTACCCGTTAGGAacaccttcttccactgctgGAGCATGagcggggttggggaggtaaGCAGCAAGGGGGTAATGAgggtggagaaggtgagggagaggccggTTGTGAAGGCTgttaggaggagggtggatgttttgatgagggggagggaaggttTGGAGAGGGACATTTTGATGGGTTTTGAAAGAGGTCAACTTTGGGAAAAGCAatggtttttggaggagatgtaACAGagatggttgatgatgttaATTGATAATTGTCGGACAAAACGTTCAAAGTGGGGCACAAAGGTCCGGGCGGGATTGTCGGGATCGGCTGCTTTGGCTCCGGATGGCGGGACTCGGTGACCTATTCCCGTTCCGCCCGAAAGTGTTGGTGACATCAGTACAGGTGCTCTCATGTTTGTGTGCGTCCAGCCCAGCAGCACTGCGCAAGTGTATACATTTGGATCAGGCGCCGCACCTGCAGTGTTGGGTCCTGTGTCATTCTTCAAGAAGCAATAATGTCCGGTTGGTCGGCAGATTGTTAGCAAGGCTTTTTCTTGGAGAAGTTAAGAGCCCAAACCTACGCCTTTTCACCAACGACGCAGCTTGATAAAGACTATCCCCTGGGGTAGGAACATTTCAGCCAACGCAACACGGTATGAAAGATTGTACTCGGCGCAAATCTGGATGCACTGGTCCAGGCTCTCCACGCGGACTCGCAAAATGTCGTGTGACCGATAAGATAGGATCACATCGGAAAAGTCTGTTGAGCACAACTTCATAAAGCTTGCGTTTGAATAGGGCTTCCCGTTACCCTCGCGAGGTGTATATATCGTTCCGTTAAGCTCTGGGCAGCCGCCGTCTGTAGCCACAGTACCGACCCTGAGATTGCTGGGAACTGTACTAGATGGGATTACACCACTTGATGTTACTGTTGCCATAGTTTCACTTGTGTTGCTTTTGCGGGGTatcgtggttgttggttctgaTTGCGATGTGCTGTTACAGTCAAGTCAGTCATCGAATGCTTTGCCAGCCGGGGTTTGCATACCTTGGTTGATGACTCGCCGCCAGCACTCCAGCATGACCGCCTCCAATTCCGCCTGCCagtatcaccaccaacccgaCCATGACTACCCAAAATACCTTCACCGGAAGCCCAAGAACCTTCGGCTGGTTTACCGGAGActtttctttggtggtggatgtaATTTCATGGCCAAACGAAGCCCCAGAATATGGCCCATGATCTTGATGCTGCGGGTGTTCATGTGGTATTGCCTCCAGCCCAGGACAATGGAGCGATTGTGTTGTTGGGCTATGACTAGGCTTGATACGTGTAGTTTGTCAGAGAATGGAACACAAAATTTATCCTCAGGAGTGGATGGGAGCATTTTGTCTGCCGCACgttgaaaaaaagaaacagaggGTTATCAGACTTGATGGGCTGGGGCAGTTCTGACCACTTAAAGCCTGTTGATCAAGGCTCCCATCTTGTTCATAGGTTCGGCGACCTAAAGTTGGCGATGTGGCCAAGTGCTACTCTAGCTACTGCTGTGCCGTATGGTTTGATGGAAAATAGATGAATTAAGATTCGCCATCGGCTCAGTCATAGTCTTCCGCACATATGCTTTGGCTTTGCCATGATGATCAGCATGACGGTTGTGCCGTAGCAGCCCAGTCGACCATCTGTCGCGGCTGGTTGAACTTGGTGTAACAGTAATATGGCCAGAATCAAGGGGCACTCAAGCTAAAATGAAGTCAATGGTAAGTAATGCTGCATTGAGTCCCCAAGTCCAGGGATAAACCGTTTGACAACCTGGAGGAGTTGCCTTCTACGACCTCAAAACCCACCCTCCCTTGTGATAGACATCAGGTTGCGATGACAGCCTGCGGTAGAAGCAGATTTTTTTAAAAGAGTGTTCATAAGAGTCCGTTGTTATGCAATAGAAATTGTGCGTAAATAGAACAGAACGTTAAGAAGTCGGAACTCAGCATCAGCTTTGAGAAATGAGATGAATATGAAGCTGAACCCACAGAAGCAGGTGTGGGCGCACAGACCATACATCAAAATGCCAAGCTGCAGGGGTGTAACAGAAAAACTGGAGAAGGCACGAACTGTGCACGGACGGCGTCAGCACGAAAAACATCAGAAAAAAATTGAGGCGGTTGTGATGCACTATAAGTGCAAACATCGCTGATTGAAAATGAGTTTTTTGGCCTTGTGTGCTTGTCGCCAACCATGATTCACTAGATGGCTTCTCAATCAAGGTGATAAAGTCCTTGCCCATCTACCAGCATTCTCCCCACTCCATTTTTGCCTCTGTGGCTGCCCGGCAAGAGCTGTTGTGAAAAAACTTACAATGGCGCATCACACCAAGCGCTCTCACAACAATAGACTTGTTGTCAATGGCACTGCCATTGTCAACCACCCATCATCGACGGGTGTTACTGATGCCACGCTTGCCCAACAAACTGCCTCCTTTTCTCACACCCTACTTGCTCGCAGAACCAGTTCATTCTGCAACAAGTCGaaagcaacaaccaccaactcGTACATCAAAACATCTGCCAAAGCACTTATTCCTCTTCTATCTTCTTTGTCCTCAATAGCTGCTGCTCACACGACCAATATCAAAAAGTCCCGACTTTCATCTGGGCCCCAGACCTTGTCTTCTGCGACCACTAAGTTCCTGTACAAGAGACTCCGCAAGCACGATCGCGCGACCTCCTCCTATTTTCAGAAAAGAAAGCAGTGGAAGCGCACTCACCGCCGTGTTGCTGTCAGAATAATGACTTCTCCTGGCCAACCCGGCCTCCCTGCGGCCTATGAGCCTTTGTCAGATGAAGAGACGGTCAACCAGCCTATTTCAAGCAGCGCCAATTCTTCCAGGAGCACCTCGCCTTCGGATAGCAGCAGTAGTCGCCAGCAATCAGAGTCTGTCACCTCAGTGTCTAGCTTTGCGTCTTCGCAAAAGAGTACCGATGGCAAGTCtgaggaggtagaggagaaggaaagagtCAAAACCAAAGTCGAAATTAAGGTTGAGGCTGCCAGCATCAGCACTCAAGCCACCGAGGCAGCTGCCAACACTACCAGCGACACCAGAACCAACCCGGCCAAGAGGAAACATGAAGAGACTGGGGATGACCCGACGCCTCAGCCGAAGAAGGTTGTGAAGTCAATCAGGCTGGTTATTAAGAAACCCACTGTCGCTAtctcgccgccgccctccgcgATAGGCGCCGCCACCGAGGAGCCCGCTCTAATGTCTGGAGCTCGGGCtagcccaccacctcccatgGCAACTCCTGTCGCTAAGCCTACCACCAAAATCATCCTCAAGCGGCCTTCTTCCAGCGTTGCCCCCCCAGTCATGACCCCAGCCGTTGGCAATAACGGGAATCACGGGGAAACGGCCAAGCAGAAGAAGTTGAATAAGGGGAAGCGCAAGCTCATCGAacaagaggatgatgatgacgaagagaCCATTCCCGCCCCAAAGAAGGCCAGATACACCAAAAACACCTACCAGGGTCCAGACAAGCCCTTGCAAAAGATGGAGTATTTTGAGCGCCGTCGTCACGAAATGCTTGCTGATCCTCTTGGGTATGACGACCTCGTTCGGGACACGAATAAGCAGCCTGATGCCTACACCCGAAAAAAGTTCTTGCGATGGGAGAAGCATTACCGACACCCCAAGCCTGAGAAGTTTGAGATGAGCGGTGCGCTCAATCCGCCAGACATGACTTCTGCACTTGCTGGCacccccaagaagaaggggggagagagcCTCTCCAGGAATGCCCGGAAGCGCGCTCACAGGAAGagagctgaggaggaagccaaTGCTTTGCGTCGGGAGAAGTCACGGGAAAGGCCCACATCTGGCGGGGAGacagagggcgaggagaagctcactgggaagggaaaaggggtCGCCAGGATTGGGCAGGGCAAAGACGGCAGTATAGGTTATTacaagcaacaacaacagcgcaTGAAGAGCACCGGTAGACAATACAATGGCGGTTCAGATTATTGATCatcttttatttttattttctccCACTGTGGGAGGAGCATCGTGGCTTGGAAGCTTTGGCCAAGGGCTGGTTCTTGGCTGGGGCCATGGGGAATCAATCCTTTTTATTCAGCTTACCCGCGTTCAATGTATCTTTGAACGACAGCAgtgtcgatgtcgatgtcgatgtcgattTCAACGAtcacaacaccatcttgTTAAGCTTATGCACTTGCTTACGTGTCTCCCCCCGTCTGTACTGTCTTCAGTTTGAGTTCGTCCATTTTGCTAACAGTATGGTCGGCCACGCGAGTTCGTAACAAGCCTCCGCCATGAGGGAGCCACCTCTCAAGCCGCTACCTGAGTTAAACCCTTTCTCTCCTGTCCCATGGTCGTGTAATAAGCTTTCCTCCTCTCACCACTAACCTCATCGAAAATTTGCAACGCAAGACATACAGTTAACAATATGGATCCGCGGTACGTGGCCCTCTTCATCTATCCCGACACCCGTGTGCCATCGATCGAGGGCCCAGACGGACTTGCGGTCACCATGACATATCCGTTCGGAATATCCTGTAAGTTCCAAGATCCCATATGCGAGAGGACGACTGACCATCTGCGGTAGTAGCGAATCCTCAGCTCGGGGGTCGATATGAGACCGAAGATGAAGAGACCTCCCCACAAGCCCAGGCCACGGAACGACAGGCTGTTTTCCCAACTGATGAGCTCGGTTCTCGAGGCCGGAAAAGAAGCTACACCCTCGCGCATCAAGACGATCAACAACCGGTTCCCATTCTCCCAGGACACTTGGAAGGTGTTCTCCACAACGAGGAGGAATACGCTCGGCTCACCAAGAGGGGGCGATACGAGTTTGCCAGGTCTGGAAAGGAGCCTCGCTTCGAGGATATTATGGCAAACTTGGATGATTTCATGGCAAGCTTAGAAGATCACTTGCCCGAGCCTCAGACCACTGAAAACAGATATACCCCAGCAATCTGTCCGTGTGGCGTCGAGTACTGACTGATTCCGGATTGGGAGAGGGATAAGAAAAACTGGATCTGTCGATGGGCTGCGTTGATCTaggatgatgacgggaaCGGGAGATATGATCACGATTGTTCGTTGGGACCTATATGGACGACATTCAAGCTCGATTTCTGGAAGTTGGTCTTACCAAGCGACTGATAGCCCCTTTCTTGGGGTGGAACCCATGGGACAAGTGctggcgggggggggggactCTATTCACTGAGTTTACTTATCACTGATTGATAACCCtatctcctccgccatcagACTCGCCACGGAGCCGTCTACCAGTTTTGTTCCCGCCAACTATACCGGCTTCGACGTTGAGTCGGTGCTCATGGAGAAGTTGCCCAGCATTGAGCAAGCGACTACTGCCACAATTTGCGACCCCGACATCCCGCTTCCCCCGGTCGAGCTTGAGGATGCAATCGCCCCCAACTATATCTATCGAGAGCTGAAGAACTTGGTAGGTTCAAGACTGCGTAATACATATCATGATGAACTAACGGTATTTACAGGTCCTGATCTCGCGGGGTTTATACCTTTGACTCCGTTCATTGGAGAAATGTTCGAAACCAGCTGCCCAAGAGGTGACGTCGCCGTTATCTGGAGGCTTTCTACCAGCTCAAGAGCCGGCCCTTCACAGTTGCAAGAGAAAGCGTTACAACAAAACGCCATACCCTCGCCATCTATGAATCGCAGGTAGTTTAGCCATGAAGGTGAGCTCAAAATGAAAGCCAATGTATTCTTGATGATCTACCACTTAACACACCTACAAGTCATGGAAGCCATAAGGATCGAGAGGCTGCCCCGTTGGAAGTGTTCCTTATGTCATGTGGCTCCATTGCCTTCCCACTCGGATGCTTTCATGAGCCAGACTCCTGCCGAGCGCGGGCAAAAGCGACAGAGACGTTCACTGACGCCATACTACCCCAAGAGGGTACCTCAAGCCAGTCACACCAGGGAGGACCCTGACAACCAGGACGAGAACAACGACGAGAATTCCCGCCCGACCAAAAGACAGCGGGTGATCCACCACGACACCGTGTCTGTGGCGCCCCCCAGGACTCTTGACTTTGAGGATATTCGTTGTTCAGCTTCGCCAGAGACCCCCGACTTCGAGAAGATTGATTCTTCGGCCTCTTCAGAAACTCTCGACTTTGAGAGACATGATTCTCCGACCGCTTATGAGCCCACGCGTTCTTCCTCTGGCCATCCCACCGCCATTGTTGATCAATTGTTTGATTCCGATACTGTAGCCCCTTCTCCCGAGGCTGTCGAGTCTGTGATGAAGTCAATTAAAACCGACGACGATTGCGAGGAGTATTCTGAGCTTCTATCGTTCTTGCCGCTGACCAGGTCCGTTCTTCCCCGTGAATTCATTCCAAGCTTTTATCTTTCTGAATCTTACTAACGGGCTATGGCAGTCACGCTCATCAAACAATTTTGGATCACTGGACGGAATTTATTGTGGGAATAGACCCAACCGAGCTCGAGAACGAAGCGGTTGAGTCGGTAGATCTTGGTGTTTGGACCACTGATCTAACTTTTGGAAGGAGGGTTGTCCAACTGGCTGGAATCAATCGTCGAGGTCGGGGAGAACTGGGAAGATGACACGCCCAGCTCAGTTATTCCATTTTCAAGGAACGACCAACGCGACACCATCAATAGGGGGAGCGTTCATGATCGGTACCCACGAAGTCCCAGCTTCAGTCCCAAGACGCCGTCCGTTTGGTTTCGTACTAGTATCATGTATGTTAGAGTCTGGAGTGTACCAAATAAATGGACAGAAGGGGTCAATTAGCTCTTTACTTCATATTTTGTGCTGGGAATGACCGAAGACTACGACTAGCTCCAGCAGGAGCGGAAGAAGATACTCACTTAAGCGTCTCCAGAAACCCACAACAGATATAGAACGGTTTATAAAAAACACTGCTTACATACTTCCCATCGTTAAATTAAGTTTCCCCCCTTAGTTTCCCTGTTCTAAACCTACTACTTTGAGAAAATTTTCCTTGATAACAAACTATAATAGCGCTGATAAAAACCTTTACGAATATATGTTAGAAGTTTATTGCCCATGAGCACAGCAAATCCCGAAGCCGCCTGGGAATGGGAAGTAGTGCCCGGGATAAGACACTCTCGGTTGTTTACCTTTCCCATCTTCTTTCTCCTCACTGGAAAACCAGTCCAACTCTCATCTTCCATTATACCAAGACTTTGaaacttcaacaacatctctTTACATAACTTCATACCGATTTTCTCCCATGCCACTGCTCCCAGCCGCTGGTCCTGTTCCTGCCCGGGTCTCATCCAACATGGGCCAGAAAACTAACACCACGCTTCCTGACCCAGATATGCCTCTTCCGTCCACAGCTGTGACTTGAAAACGAAAGACTCACCACCCTagatgaggaagggggaaacTGAAGCGGGTAGTGTCAAATGAAAATGTACAAATTAGTTCTTCTTCAGCGACATCTTCTTGCAATGTAGTcatttttgttgttttcaaAGTTGCTCCCGGCGTTCTGGTGGACCACTGCTTTTGCGTCAGCTGATCTCTTCTGTCCACCACTTTTGGCGAAAAGCTCTCCCGAACTTTTTTCTACTGTCCGTCCCAGATTGCCTCCATCGATAACCTTCATCGGCCGCCCTCATCCCACAAACCATGAATACTACCCTCAACGGGTTGGTGGCTGGCCGACAAGCGCACCGCAGGCAGAGCCTGTCGCGCCCAAGCCCAGGAAAATCAGTACGATGTTATGATGCCATTCTCGCCACTTCGCAGGTTCGTTCCTTTCCTAATAACGACTTTGCTTCTCACTTCCTAAATGAGGCCACTCAGAAGCAGTGATAGTAGCGATCGGGATGTTGTAGATGAGTGGCTTGATGATGAAGTCAGTATCACTCCTGATGATAGTGAGATGTGGAACGAGAGCACAGCTGTGGATAATTCCGTCTCACCCAGCTTGTCACCTGTAACGGAGGACTATTTCGAAAGCGAGAAGGATTTCGAaagtgaggaggagtttggtgatgatgaggagtatGAGTATGTCGAGAATCTCGAGAATGGCGACACCAGAGACCCTCATTCAGCCCGGGGTCGTCATTCGGTCACAGCCGAATACCGTCCGGCAACGCCCGATTATCGCCAGGCCACTCCCCACTTTCGTCCGGACACGCCCAGCTACCGCCTGGCTACTCCCAAGAGTTCCAGCATCGGCACGCGCAGTCCCAGCGTTGACTTGAGCAGTCCAAAGTTCCATTCGGTTCAGCCTGAGCACTTACCCAGCCACCCCGAGCTATAGTCCCAGGCCTTAAGGAATACGCCCTTTGCTCGGCGTCTGGACTCTCTTCCAGCATTCCAGAACCCCTGTTAGAGAAGAAGCGGAAGGAGCATGACGACGGAATCAACGAGATATCGGACATACCTAATATATGTCTGAGTGCCCAAGTTGGTCAAGGTGAAAGGGGGCAGGACTATTCACGATGGTAGGGGAAGCTATTCGCGTAGCTTCACACCTTTGTACTCACTTGTAAAAATGCGTGTAACAACGCACAGTGGCCAGCGGCCTATCCTTCCATTGAGCACGAGGAAGACTATGTCTCCCAAACATCCCCCAGAACCACTCAACTCAGTAGGTTTGAGAATCCGACTGTGGGTTACCAAGAAAGCTGACAAGGCCGACAGCCAAAGGAGCTGCAACTTCTGGGTTGGACTTCTCAGTTTCGCAATCACAGCTTGATGCTCCTCAGCCATACCCCCAGTGGactggtgggtgggtggtacAAGGGAATGGACCAAGTAGAAGCTGCCACGCCCAGGACCCGATTTTCGTTGCCCAAGCAAGCTGTTCACATAAGAGggcagaagagaaagagaatcATTTACACCCTGTAACCACGTCAAGATCCTCAGGCCGGATAGATCGCCCAATCATGTTGCGAGATCATCATGATGCTAgcagtgatgaggagagcTCTCAGGGACAGCACCCAACCAAAGGGAGGCGACTTGATATCACACCAGGGCCTCGGCGGTGTGTCGAAACTGCCATTGGCAACCGAGGATCACCATGATGTGGTGTCGAGATTCTCGTCCTTCAATCTGTTCGTTATCCTCCTGTGTCCAAGGCCGGAAGGATGGAAGACTCGAGACTTGCGAGGCTGGGATAAGGAATCAGAAAGGGGTCAGCAGCAATACTGTATATTAGTTTACTTCTGGGGTGGTTCCTTTTGTAGCCGAAGAATAGGAACAGTCACAAACGGACTCTTATCTATCAGTGAGTAGTGCCTATCTTGGCCTCAAGCTCGATGGATTTTTTATGCAAGACCCAATATTGATCAAACAATGAGACGATTGTGTATGCCCCGGTCTGGATCCAGTTATCACCCCAAGAATGATGACGGGGAGAGTCCATCGAAATCCATGTAGGCCTTTTGCGCTGGAGAAACTTGTCAGATAGATGGCCTTGCTGAAGTGTTCCTGCTCCTTCGCCCGCTGTAAAGCAGCTCCGTGTCCAGGATAGAAATGCAGGGGCATCTTTGACGGAAAGGAAGAAGCACACAACTTGATATTCACGGGTGCTGTTGGCTCCGCGGCGGCTCGGCGGTCTGTTTCTTGGGAGAAAGGAAGACGCTGAAAGATGCACTGATCCAAAATCATCATCGCGACAAtctggtggttgttgaaCCGCTTTCGTTTGGGGCTGGTCATCGTCGCCTTTGACGTTCCTGGGACAGGAGGGGCGAATAgattcggaggagggggtgcaGAGAGGTGCTCGCATGCGCTGCTCTAGCCGAGCTGCCAGAGTGGTTTCTTGGGATGTTCAacgggaaaaaaagaagaaaaaaacccgATGGGGATGCTGACGTACCTTTGCCTCCCGAGGCAGAAAGCCACTCTTCCTTGATGAAAAACAACACAAGTCTCGGGTCAAATTCGGTGGAGATAGGCGCATCGTCGATGCTGTTTTGAACATTACCATGGCCTCTGATAGGCATTAATGTTCAGCCTCAACCCGTAATCTGCAGCCCTTTCAACGGCGCTCGAAAGATTCAACGGCTGTTGCCAGACGAAACAGACCTCGAACTCCAGACAAAGCCACAAGAAACTCTTCGTCCTCAACGCCTGGTTTCCCACCACTACAGCCAATAGAGAGGTACCGTATCCAAAGCCCCAAAGCCAGAAGCCCAGAGATGAACACAGTGAAACCTAGATTTTTCGTTGGTCAATTTCCTCCCATGAAAACATAGACCAACCGCTCAACCACAAGCATGCCCgtacaccaaccccccaacctaGCCGCCCTCGCAGACGCAACCTCAACCGCCCTCCACACGCGCC from Podospora pseudoanserina strain CBS 124.78 chromosome 1, whole genome shotgun sequence includes:
- a CDS encoding hypothetical protein (EggNog:ENOG503NUH8; COG:S), giving the protein MVDNTGAITAASGNSDGDDKKVGAGVNGGGENERDNTSSLSSGSGSGESDDAILPRGQVDPVYEEKARILNRAIQEIGIGPYQYLLFLVVGFGWASDNLWPVATSLILPPIALEFLPSRPAYLTLAQNIGLLAGAIFWGFGCDVFGRKWAFNLTLGITAVFGMCAASSPNFAAIGVFASLWSFGVGGNLPVDSAIFLEFLPGSHQWLLTVLSVDWAVAQVLATLVAWPLLGGMTCQEGGNGGCERGENMGWRWFLIALGGLTLLMFGLRFAAFKIFESPKFLMGQGRDEEAVRVVHEVARRNGRESGLTVEDLRRAEPEGYVARTDVKVAVKRRLENVKMERVRVLFSTRKLAWSTGLIMAIWAFIGLGYPLYNAFLPYIQATRGADFGDGSTYLTYRNSLIIAAVGIPGALLGGYLVELPRFGRKGTLSLSTVLTGVFLYCSTTALDSQSLLGWNCAFNFTSNVMYAVLYSFTPELFPTPQRGTGNALTATCNRIFGIMAPIVAMFADLRTAAPVYTSGALFITAGVLVLLLPFESRGKAAL
- a CDS encoding hypothetical protein (COG:S; EggNog:ENOG503P6CM) encodes the protein MSLSKPSLPLIKTSTLLLTAFTTGLSLTFSTLITPLLLTSPTPLMLQQWKKVFLTGKSHMPPLSILSAIGFFYLAAKSPAHRNLWTTAGGLSVGVIPYTLALMMGTNNALLKREEDLTARVTTSGAVVVSESEEKGAKELVDWWGVLNLGRTGMLLGALGVGAWTSLH
- a CDS encoding hypothetical protein (EggNog:ENOG503PR32), whose protein sequence is MVGLVVILAGGIGGGHAGVLAASHQPRYANPGWQSITSQSEPTTTIPRKSNTSETMATVTSSGVIPSSTVPSNLRVGTVATDGGCPELNGTIYTPREGNGKPYSNASFMKLCSTDFSDVILSYRSHDILRVRVESLDQCIQICAEYNLSYRVALAEMFLPQGIVFIKLRRW
- a CDS encoding hypothetical protein (EggNog:ENOG503PRN0), which encodes MAHHTKRSHNNRLVVNGTAIVNHPSSTGVTDATLAQQTASFSHTLLARRTSSFCNKSKATTTNSYIKTSAKALIPLLSSLSSIAAAHTTNIKKSRLSSGPQTLSSATTKFLYKRLRKHDRATSSYFQKRKQWKRTHRRVAVRIMTSPGQPGLPAAYEPLSDEETVNQPISSSANSSRSTSPSDSSSSRQQSESVTSVSSFASSQKSTDGKSEEVEEKERVKTKVEIKVEAASISTQATEAAANTTSDTRTNPAKRKHEETGDDPTPQPKKVVKSIRLVIKKPTVAISPPPSAIGAATEEPALMSGARASPPPPMATPVAKPTTKIILKRPSSSVAPPVMTPAVGNNGNHGETAKQKKLNKGKRKLIEQEDDDDEETIPAPKKARYTKNTYQGPDKPLQKMEYFERRRHEMLADPLGYDDLVRDTNKQPDAYTRKKFLRWEKHYRHPKPEKFEMSGALNPPDMTSALAGTPKKKGGESLSRNARKRAHRKRAEEEANALRREKSRERPTSGGETEGEEKLTGKGKGVARIGQGKDGSYYKQQQQRMKSTGRQYNGGSDY